In Cryptomeria japonica chromosome 10, Sugi_1.0, whole genome shotgun sequence, a genomic segment contains:
- the LOC131042120 gene encoding uncharacterized protein LOC131042120: MERKMLETIRNECKIKSATGISTWLQIPPKDLIKKKSIGEGSFGQVYEGSWLGYRVAIKDIPIDARDLFDTETKVLAKLESPFIVQMIGTCIEGSHCYIVMELVGSSLDKLLRNSGDRATLALPVAVDMMLQISRGMEYLHRHGIRAPEAFPIPHLPLQAIDNLEEYTHKADVYSFAMTCYEILTGEQPFLGVLPKDLYPMIVGGERPTLRQTSCPAVLADHIATCWETYPMNRPCFAQVSTFMRKMKSFILGWNNPGKVLLEPVRSEEEAFDEIPTVRKLMSITKVLHIVPPKIIRRYDLNLAGLTPPEESNAQGGHFTPVFQNMKDVLLPSSVVVVEKDSLHYLLNTENGFLTWDWRMKIAFDVASGLAFLHDSGLIHGNVNSSNVLLPDEINRRTRLADSCSAGLVKNSDSGMADLDKYSSGSWGYMAPKQFYSRKFSKKSDVYSFGVLLLELLTGKDPIKASTHLPKLIFSIDDERWAMEMLDKRLGSYMDIPNVLAMYSIAKQCTSLHEYSRPRMFEVVIMIANSSKVSEESTTNVTFDKNWASLENEIPFTDEDIDILFDTEQLQFEESLDREQQYSRPRMFEVVIMIANSSKVSEESTTNVTFDKNWASLENEIPFTDEDIDILFDTEQLQFEESLDREQLQFEESLDRERLQEFSFQDLYEESLDIEQPQEYSFQDLYEESYFQDLHE; this comes from the exons ATGGAGAGAAAGATGTTAGAAACCATCAGGAATGAGTGTAAAATTAAATCTGCAACTGGTATAAGTACGTGGCTGCAGATCCCTCCCAAAGATCTAATAAAAAAGAAAAGTATAGGAGAGGGATCTTTTGGGCAAGTGTACGAGGGGTCATGGCTGGGGTATAGGGTTGCCATAAAGGACATTCCAATTGATGCTCGTGATCTGTTTGACACGGAGACTAAAGTTCTTGCCAAGCTAGAGAGCCCTTTCATTGTCCAGATGATAGGCACATGTATTGAGGGAAGCCATTGCTATATTGTTATGGAATTGGTCGGATCCAGCTTGGACAAATTACTTAGGAATTCTGGAGACAGGGCAACCCTGGCGCTCCCTGTTGCAGTGGATATGATGCTTCAAATATCGAGGGGAATGGAATACCTTCACCGCCATGGGATC AGGGCGCCTGAAGCTTTTCCCATCCCACATTTACCGCTCCAAGCAATTGATAATTTAGAGGAGTATACCCATAAAGCAGATGTATACAGCTTTGCCATGACTTGTTATGAGATTCTGACGGGGGAGCAACCTTTCCTTGGTGTACTTCCCAAAGATTTGTACCCAATGATTGTGGGAGGTGAAAGACCGACTTTGCGGCAGACCTCATGTCCAGCCGTGTTAGCTGATCATAttgcaacgtgttgggaaacatATCCAATGAATCGTCCTTGCTTTGCACAAGTTTCCACTTTTATGAGGAAGATGAAGTCATTCATACTGGGATGGAACAATCCTGGTAAAGTCCTCTTAGAACCTGTGAGATCCGAGGAAGAAGCATTTGATGAAATTCCTACAGTCCGGAAACTGATGTCGATCACTAAGGTTCTCCACATCGTTCCCCCTAAGATAATAAG AAGATACGATTTAAATTTGGCTGGGCTAACGCCTCCAGAGGAGTCGAACGCACAAGGAGGTCACTTCACTCCTGTGTTCCAGAACATGAAGGATGTTCTTCTTCCATCCAGTGTGGTAGTCGTGGAAAAGGACAGCCTCCACTATCTTCTAAACA CTGAAAATGGATTCCTGACGTGGGATTGGCGGATGAAGATAGCTTTCGATGTGGCTTCGGGCTTGGCGTTTCTTCACGACTCAGGTTTGATACATGGCAATGTAAACTCCTCCAACGTACTTCTGCCGGACGAGATAAACAGAAGAACCCGCCTAGCAGATTCTTGTTCGGCGGGTCTTGTGAAAAACTCAGATTCTGGTATGGCGGATCTTGATAAATACTCAAGTGGATCCTGGGGATACATGGCACCGAAGCAGTTTTATAGCAGAAAATTTTCTAAAAAATCGGACGTGTATAGTTTTGGAGTGCTACTCCTTGAACTTCTCACCGGTAAGGACCCTATCAAGGCTAGCacacatcttcccaagttgatttTCTCCATTGACGATGAAAGGTGGGCGATGGAAATGTTGGATAAGAGGCTGGGGAGTTATATGGACATCCCAAACGTGTTGGCAATGTATAGTATAGCAAAGCAATGTACTTCTCTCCATGAATATAGCCGTCCTAGGATGTTTGAAGTTGTCATAATGATTGCAAATTCGTCGAAGGTGTCAGAAGAGAGCACGACGAATGTGACATTTGATAAGAACTGGGCATCGTTGGAGAATGAAATCCCATTCACCGATGAGGACATTGACATATTATTTGACACAGAGCAACTGCAATTTGAAGAGTCACTTGACAGAGAGCAACAATATAGCCGTCCTAGGATGTTTGAAGTTGTCATAATGATTGCAAATTCGTCGAAGGTGTCAGAAGAGAGCACGACGAATGTGACATTTGATAAGAACTGGGCATCGTTGGAGAATGAAATCCCATTCACCGATGAGGACATTGACATATTATTTGACACAGAGCAACTGCAATTTGAAGAGTCACTTGACAGAGAGCAACTGCAATTTGAAGAGTCACTTGACAGAGAGCGACTGCAAGAGTTTTCTTTTCAAGATTTATATGAAGAGTCACTTGACATAGAGCAACCGCAAGAGTATTCTTTTCAAGATTTATATGAAGAGTCTTATTTTCAAGATTTGCATGAATAG